The uncultured Celeribacter sp. genome includes the window TGGTGATGGAGGCCTTAAAACGGCTGGCCCTTTCCGGGGATCGTAGGACGCTGTCGCGCATGAACGGCGCGCTTCTGGTGCAGCCGGACATTGACGTCGACGTCTTTCGCAAACAGGTGCTGGACCTGCAACCTTATAAGGTCGAGCTGGCCGTGGTGGCGTCTCAGCGCGACCGCGCCCTGAAACTGTCGGCCGTGCTGACGGGCGGGCACCCCCGCGTCGGCGAAGCGACCAATATTCCCGAATTGCGGGATCTGGGCGTCGCTGTTCTGGATGTGACACAGGCGCGGGATCGCGATCCGCTGGGTCACAGCGGGTTGCTGCGTTCGCCAGAACTGCTGCAGATGGTGGCCTCTGGTGAATTGGAAAGCATCGTTGCCGGTGCCCCCGGTCAGGACATTCTGATCGACGGGTTGAGCCTGACGGGCAACGCCGCTCTCGCCATTGCCTATCTGCCCTATACCGTCACCGGCGGCTGAACTTCGCCAACCAGCGCGACGACATTACGCCTCGTCGCTTTCCTTCTTGTCGTCCTCCGTCCCATGACGGCTCATCAGCCCGCCCTGGGCCATGAAGAACGCCAGCATGGCGATGGGCAGACCGAAGGTTTTGAACTTCACCCATGTATCGGTGGAAAAGCTGCGCCAGATAAGTTCATTCGCGACCGCAAGCGCGAAGAAGAACAGCATCATGCGGAAGGTCAGCTTGCGCCAGCCTTCGGCATTGATGGGCACCACTTCCCCCAGGACCAGCGACAGATAGGACTGACCGCGCAACAACCCCACGCCCAGCGCCCCCCCGAACAGCAGGTAGATCATCGTCGGCTTCATCTTGAAAAACCGCTCGTCATTGAGCCAGATCGTCAACCCGCCGAAGACCACCACCAAAACCAGCGTCATGATCTGCATCGCCGACAGTTTTCCGGTCAAGCGCCACAGCACGACCGTGGAGAGTGCCAGCAACGGGATAAACACCGCCGTCATCACGATAAAACCGGAATAGGCCGTGCCGAGAATGGTAAATTCACGGTCCCTGAGCAGGATATACCCCGCGAAAAAGGCCAATATGGGCCCCATCTCCAGCGCGGTTTTAAGAGCGGGGTTTACCTGTTTTTCCGACATAAGGGGTCCTTCTTCAGCCACCCATTTCAACTATGACCGCGCCGGCCGCAATCAAGGCCATCAACGTCAATCGACGCGGCCCCACCTTTTCTTTCAGCACAAGCCAGCCGATCAGCGCGGCAAAAACAGTCGAGGTTTCGCGCAGAACAGCCGCCTCACCGACATTGTCGAGGCGCGTC containing:
- a CDS encoding inner membrane-spanning protein YciB, with the translated sequence MSEKQVNPALKTALEMGPILAFFAGYILLRDREFTILGTAYSGFIVMTAVFIPLLALSTVVLWRLTGKLSAMQIMTLVLVVVFGGLTIWLNDERFFKMKPTMIYLLFGGALGVGLLRGQSYLSLVLGEVVPINAEGWRKLTFRMMLFFFALAVANELIWRSFSTDTWVKFKTFGLPIAMLAFFMAQGGLMSRHGTEDDKKESDEA